GGGCGTGGAAGCGCTCGCGCAGGTGGGCGCGCAGCGCGTCGGGCATCGGCTGCTCGTCCAGCGCGCGGTCCATGCACCAGAGCCACTCGTCGCGCTCGCGCCGTCCGATGGCGAAGGGGAAGTGGCGCATGCGCAGGCGCGGATGGCCGAAGCGCTCGACGTACACCGGTGGGCCGCCCGTCCAGCCGGTGAGGAAGAGGCGCAGCTTCTCGC
The window above is part of the Longimicrobium sp. genome. Proteins encoded here:
- a CDS encoding group II truncated hemoglobin, yielding MTAPAPAPTPYELLGGEAGIRRLVDRFYDLMDSAPEATAVRALHAASLRASREKLRLFLTGWTGGPPVYVERFGHPRLRMRHFPFAIGRRERDEWLWCMDRALDEQPMPDALRAHLRERFHALADHMRNRPE